In Ananas comosus cultivar F153 linkage group 10, ASM154086v1, whole genome shotgun sequence, the following proteins share a genomic window:
- the LOC109716782 gene encoding uncharacterized protein LOC109716782 isoform X2 — protein MLRKAFLALSVLFLMLSGCSGSAFVSSTSAPVPVPASAPAQNDTDCSMKFTYVKGQPHTVGSYPDGHSFGNLPGPSPVRQSQITPYRVLQPDRPAISVGRGSPYQGHY, from the exons ATGCTGAGGAAGGCTTTCCTAGCTCTCTCTGTGCTCTTCCTCATGTTGTCTGGCTGCAGCGGCTCCGCCTTCGTGTCTTCCACTTCTGCTCCCGTTCCCGTTCCCGCTTCCGCTCCCGCTCAAAATG ATACGGATTGCAGCATGAAGTTCACGTATGTAAAGGGCCAACCGCATACGGTGGGCTCCTATCCTGATGGCCATTCCTTTGGGAACCTGCCTGGTCCATCCCCGGTTCGACAAAGTCAAATAACACCCTACCGCGTCCTACAGCCAGA CCGACCGGCCATTTCAGTCGGCAGAGGTAGTCCTTATCAGGGGCACTATTGA
- the LOC109716782 gene encoding uncharacterized protein LOC109716782 isoform X1: protein MLRKAFLALSVLFLMLSGCSGSAFVSSTSAPVPVPASAPAQNASSPWFGTLDADTDCSMKFTYVKGQPHTVGSYPDGHSFGNLPGPSPVRQSQITPYRVLQPDRPAISVGRGSPYQGHY from the exons ATGCTGAGGAAGGCTTTCCTAGCTCTCTCTGTGCTCTTCCTCATGTTGTCTGGCTGCAGCGGCTCCGCCTTCGTGTCTTCCACTTCTGCTCCCGTTCCCGTTCCCGCTTCCGCTCCCGCTCAAAATG CTAGCTCTCCCTGGTTCGGTACGCTTGATGCAGATACGGATTGCAGCATGAAGTTCACGTATGTAAAGGGCCAACCGCATACGGTGGGCTCCTATCCTGATGGCCATTCCTTTGGGAACCTGCCTGGTCCATCCCCGGTTCGACAAAGTCAAATAACACCCTACCGCGTCCTACAGCCAGA CCGACCGGCCATTTCAGTCGGCAGAGGTAGTCCTTATCAGGGGCACTATTGA